The Thermococcus sp. genome has a segment encoding these proteins:
- a CDS encoding YHS domain-containing protein: MSEDTGLKAEYGGKVYYFCSPGCKAEFEANPEKYIGGMGSHSHHGHHMGHRRGGCHHWGLSF, translated from the coding sequence GGACACCGGACTTAAGGCCGAGTACGGCGGGAAGGTCTACTACTTCTGCTCTCCTGGATGCAAGGCCGAGTTCGAGGCAAACCCGGAGAAATACATCGGGGGCATGGGGAGCCACTCCCATCACGGGCACCACATGGGGCACCGCAGGGGCGGCTGCCATCACTGGGGTCTGTCCTTTTGA